The Acidobacteriota bacterium genome segment GCCACGCCGAGTCGAGGATGCGGGCCAGCAGGATGTGCTCGCGCGACTGGAGGGGATCAGCGGAGATGCCGGCGAGCCCCAGCAGACTCGTCACCGTGGTGTTGAGCCGCTCGCGCAGCAGGTCGCGATCGTCGAGGACGGCGGCCGGAGGCGCGGCGAACGAGCGAAGGATCGAGACAGGTACGCCCGCGCTGCTGCCGGGGGTGTAGATGGTGACCTCGGCGGCGTCGCGCAGACGCTGGATGCGCGCACCGTCCTGTCCCCAGCTCTCGAGGCCCTTCTTCCAGCGCTCGGCTTGCGCGCGCGCGAACGTCGGCACGTCCTGTCCCGCGCGCTGCGCATCGTCTTCGTTGACCCACGGCTCGAACGCCTCGCCGGTGAGCGACGGGAACGTCAGCGCGAGGTTCGAGAGGTCGCCCTTGGGGTCGATGATGATCGCCGGGATGCCGTCGATCAGCGCCTCTTCGACCAGGCCGACGCACAGGCCCGTCTTTCCGCTCCCCGTCATGCCGATGCAGACCGCATGCGTCAGCAGATCGCGCGAGTCGTACATCAACGGCGCGTTGGTCGCGGTCTTCGTGGCGATGTCGTATGGGCGGCCAAGGTAGAACGCCCCGAGAGTCTCGAAGTCCTGCATGGCCGGCAATGGTAGCGAATCCCGACGCAGGAGCGAATCCCGACGCGGCCGCGCCGGGCAGGATCCGGAGTGCGCTAGGCTGGGCACTTGCCATCACCGTCACCCCGGTTGCGCCGTGTTGTCCTGGCCCTCCTCGGCGGGGCCATCGTTGTCGCGCTGCTTGCCGTGGTCGCCGCGGTCTCGCTGGCACCGCGCGCGGAGGGGTGGCTGCGGGTGAAGGCCGTCGAAGTCCTCGAAGCGCGACTCGCGAGCGACGTCGAACTCGGGTCGCTGGAGGTGACGCCGGGACCCGTCACGCGCATCGCCGGTGGGCCACTCGCGATCAGGCATCGTGAGCACCGCGACATCGCGCCGTTGATTCACATCGATCGGTTCGAAACCACCGTGTCGTGGCGAGCGTTGCTGCACGCGCCGCGCCGCATCGACGAGATCAGGCTCGAAGGCCTCGCCATCGCGATTCCCCCGAGCACGGCCACGCCGGAGGAACGCGCGGAGAAGGCGGCGGAGGCACGCGCGCGGGAGCCTGTCTATCGCACCGAGTCACCAGCGCCGTCGGCCGTACGTGGCGAGCCGGCTGTCGTCATCGACCGCGTCACGGCAGACGATGCGACGGTGGTCGTGCTGCCGCGCGACAAGAAGAAGCTGCCGCGGCGGTTCGTGCTGCACGCGCTCACCGTGCGCGACATCTCCACGGATCGCCCCATGGCCTTCGACGCCATCGTCGAGAACCCGAAGCCGCGCGGGAACATCGCCACGACAGGCACCTTCGGCCCGTGGCAGGTGGACATCCCGGCACGCACGCCTCTCGACGCGACGTTCCGCTTCACCGACGCCGACCTCTCGACGATCCGCGGCATCGGTGGCAGGCTGCAGGCCGAGGGTCGCTACGGCGGCGTGATCGAACGCATCGAAGCCGTCGGCACGAGCCTCACGCCGCAGTTCGATCTCGACGTCGGCGGCAGGACGCTGCCCGTCGACGCGCGATTCACGGTCGTGGTCGATGGCACCAACGGCAACACGTACCTGCAGCCAGCCGAAGCCGTGCTCGGGGCGAAGACGCCCGTCCGCGTGACGGGCGGCATCGTGAAGGCGGAAGACCGGCGCGGGCGCACCGTCGACCTCGCGATGCAGATCCTCGACGGGCGGCTCGAAGAGATCCTGTCGCTGGTCGTGGATGGCAAGCCCGCGATGCGCGGACGGGTCAAGGTCGACGGTTCTCTCCTGATTCCGCCGGGCCCAGAGAAGGTGATGCAGCGGATGGTGCTCGCCGGCCGCTTCACGCTGGCCAACGCCACGTTCACGAGCACCGCGCTGCAGGCCAAGCTCGACGAGTTGAGCCGGCGCGCGCAGGGACGACCGAACGACGCGGAGATCGCGCGCGTGGTGTCGGCCTTCAGCGGCCGCTTCCGGATGGCCGATGGCATGATCCGATTTCCGGCGCTGTCGTTCCGCGTCGACGGCGCGCGCGTCCAGCTTGCTGGTTCCTACGCGTTCGAGGGACAGCGGCTCGACTTCGCCGGCCGCGTCAGGCTCGAGGCGGGCGTGTCGCGCATGATCGACGGCAAGAAGGCGCTGCTGCTGCGCCCCCTCGACGGCCTGTTCCGCCACGACGGCGCCACCGAGTTCCCGATCCACATCAAGGGCACCGCCAGACACCCGGAGTTCGGCGTCGACGTCAAGGCCGCGATCAGGCGCGCTTTCAAACGGGGCGCGTGAGCCCAGGAGAGTGGCAGCGGTTACGGTCGCGGCGCGCCTCACCTGCGTCGGGCATCGATCCGCTCGTAGACATCGGTCGTGCCTGACCTGAACACGCGCTGCCACCGAGGATCGGCGGCGAATTTGTCGAGGCCCTCGGCAGGATACGTCTGCCGTTCGAGGTGGCCCACGACGAGGTAGGTCACATCGTATCGTCTGGCGATCCGCCACGCCTCGTCACTCGAGCGTGAGCCGTACAGCCGACGCACATCGCGCCAGCGGCGCGCAACGAGGGACACCGGTAGCGCCGCACGCTGCTGTCGTGCGTGCCATGTCCATCCGAGAATCGTGGGTAGCCCGGTGTGCGCGCTGATGCGCCCGCCCCATTGATACTGATCCGTCTGGGCTTCGGCGACGACGGGCGTGCCCACGGCCGTGTCGAGCAGCCAGCGGATGACGGCGTGATCGTCGCCGAGATCGAAACTGCCCGCGGCGGTCTGCAGTGTGGCGTGCGGCATGAACGCCGTGCCGTCTACTCCTCGAGGTGCGTCTGGCGCCATACGCAGCGCGAGGCGCGGCCACATCGCCGTCGCGGGATACGCCAGCATGGCCACGCCTGCCATCGTCGTCACGACCACGAAGGCGTTCGCACGGCGGCGGTGATGCTCGGCGAGCCACGTATACGCGACGAGCCACGCCGCGGGGACGGCGGTGCTCCAGAGCAACCAGACCAGCAGGTAGGTCTTGAAGACGGTGTTCATGCGTCCGACGTCACCGCGGACAACGACGACTTCGGCGGCCGCGACATACGCCACGCCAGCGACGACCAGCGCGACGATCCACGCCGAGGCGGCGGTGCCGCGCCACCGGTCGGCGCGGCGCACGATGGCGGCCGCGGGAAGCAGCACGAGCAGGAACGGTCCATGAACGGCGAGCAGCGCCCACCACGCCGATCGCGAGCCGCGCCACACGCCCACGCCGCCAGCGGGCGAGACGTAGACGGACCAGAACGGCCACGAGGCAACGACCGCCACGGCGCACAGGCCGCCGACGAGCACGAGGCAGCGGCGCACGATGTGCGGCAGCGGGGACGCGTGGTGCGACCGGTGCCAGACGCCGATGCAGAGCGCCGTTGACAGGAGCAGGAAGGCGCCCGGTGCGTCCCAGGCATTGGTGGACGCCAGCATGCCCAGAATCAGACCGCCGAGTGCGACGCCGACCGTCAGGCGTGCGTGGACGGCGGCATGCCCGGCCACGAGCAGCAGCGCCAGCAGCCAGGGCATGGACAACAGGTGCGCATGGAGGTCGGCGAAGAGGAACGTGAAGAACGGGAACTCCGTGATGGGCAGTGCCTCGCCCGCAGGCGCGGGAATCGCGCGACTGGCATGCCAGAACCACGACGTGGTCTCCACCGCGTGCCCGCGTACGTACCTCCAGAGGAGGTCCATCTGGCGAAGGTTGCCGGCCACCACGCCGAGCGCAGCGCCGAGCAGTGCCCACGGCCAGACACGCCGCCGTGGATGCAGATGCGCCACGAGCGTTCCGGCGACGACCGCCACGCCGCCCGCCGTCATCGCCCACCATGTGCCGACAGCCAGGGTGTAGCCGACGGCCGGCTCGACACCCACGAGCCGACACAGGACCGCGACGGGCAGGTACCCGCCGTAGTAGTAGTTCAGCACTCCGCCAGCGAACCAGGGATCGGCGACCGGAAATCCGTCGGCGCGTACCAGTGCCGTGAGGAGCGCGATGTCCATCGGCTTCTCGCCGCCGAGCACCGGGTGCCAAAGGTCCGGATTGATGGCGCGGAGCGCAATGCCGGCCAGGCAGGCGAGCGCGAACGCACCGGCATGGCGAGCGAGCAGCCATCGCTCGATCCGCAGGCGCCGCAGCCACGCGTCACGCTGCGGCCATACGAGAGCGGTCGACACCAGGCCCGTACTCGCGACCGCCGCCACCAGCACGCCGTAGGTCACATGCCCGGGCCAGAGGCTGCCTGCCATCCACACCGCCCACGATATCCAGAGCAAGCCGAGTGCCGGCGCCACGAGCGCGCCCCGCCCCCACGCGTGCGGCAGCAGCACCGAGCACGCCGGCCAGGCCAGGATCGCGACGATCAGCACCATGAGCATCCACGCGGCGACGGCCGCCGCGCCGTGCCGTGGCGACGCGAACCGTGCGTGTGGCCCCGAACGCCACGACCCCTCGACGTCGAGCGCCTCCCGGCGCGCCTCCGAGAGGGCGAGCAGGCCAGGTGCCCTCGATGCCTGGACGGCCGACGTCCGCACGATGCCGAGCCAGTCGACGTCCGACAGGAGCGCGCGCGCCGCGCGTGCGGACCATCGCGCGTGTTTCCGGTAGATCCGCACGTGCGGATGGTCGTAGACGGTGAAGGCTTCCTCGGCGGTCGCGTCGTCGAGGGCCACGCGACCCAGCCTCGGCGTCACCGAGAACTCGCGCACGAGGTCGAATCCGAGGCGCCCGTCGCGCAGCGCGTCGTAGTACCGGACCATCACCGGAAACCGCGCCGGCAGGCGAGGGAGCATGTCGGCGTTGCGCCCGCTCGAGAGCACCACGTACTCGGCGCGATCCAGGGCGTCGACGAGGACGTCCACCTTGGCCGGCGTGTCCTCGTCGGTCACTGGAAGCGTAAGAATCGTGTAGCGCGACGCGTGTGTGTGGATGCTCGCCGAGATGGGCAGTGCATCGTCCCAGGCTTCGGCGGTCAGTACCGTTCCGGCCGGGATGGTGTCGAAGATCCAGCGCGACGCCGCGAGGCGCGGATGCAGTTCGCGATAGACGGCGGTGAAGGCCAGCGCCCACGCGGCCGTGGAGACGACGACCAGCGCCGCGAGGCCTGCGGTCGCCAGCCGCAGCCACCGATGTCGGGGTGCGGCGCGCCGCCACAACGCCACGAGCGCCCACGCCGCAAGCAGGCACAGCATCGGATAGGCCGGCAGGAGATAGCGCATCGCCGGCACGAACTGCGTTCCCACGCTGACGCCGAGCAAGGCGCACCAGAGTGCAGGCACGAAATGTCGCGTGCGCCAGTCGCCGAGCGACAGCCAGAAGGCGGCGATGGCGGCGCACGTGGCGGTCAGGCCGAGCGCTGGCCCCAGCCCGAAACGCACGAGGTTCCACCACGGGTACCAGATGCGCGGCCGATGTGCCCACTGGAACGACGGCGGCAGATCGTCGATGCCGGCGGCCTGCCGCGCCACCGTGCGCATGTCGGCGAGCCACCGTGCGGACGGTCGCGGGACCCAGCTCGCATCGAACATGTCGGGGGCCGCGATGCGCAGCACGAGCAGGCCCACCGCGCCAGCGGCGATGGCGGCCGGCGCGATCGCTCGCAGCGCGGCACGTACTCCGTCACGCGTGAAGGTCGGGAGCGTCGACGCTGCCATCACGGCAGCGAGGGGACCCAGCACGAGCACCCCCGTCACCTTGCAGGCGATGGCCAGTGATGCCGCACCACCCGCCGCGGCGGCCCACCCCCAGTGCCATCGGGCATGCAGCATGGCAGTGGCCGCCAGCGCCAGTGTGCAGCACAGCGTCAGGAACGGCTCGACGACGAAGAAGTGACTGTGCTGAATCGGCAGAACGGCGCACGCATACAGGGCCATCGCGAGTACGGCGATGCGCGTGTCGTAGAGACGGCGGGCCAGCCACCCGAGGACGAGCAGCGTGGTCATGTCGGCCAGCACGCCGAGCCCGCGGCCCACCATCACGATGGCGGCATGCGTCGGGTGCTCGACGTGGGCGAGCGCCACGCGCGTGACCGTCAGCGGCAGCGTGCCGTACGCAAAGGGGCGGTCCGGACGACGCGGGTTGAGGGGCGACCGCGAGGCGTCGAGATACGACGCGAGGTTATCGGGAAGCGACAGCGTCGCTGTCGTCATCACGAGGAAGCGCTCATCGGGGTGCAGCAGGCGACGACGATCCCAGTCGAAACCCGTCGCGCGCAGCCACACGGCCACCAGCACCACGAGGAGCACCAGAACCGCCCAGTGCACATCGAACCATCTGCTGGAGCCGGTCATGCGTACCGAGTCTACCTGCGTGCTACCATCGCGCGTCCTCGATGCGCATCCTCGTGGCGCTGACGTACTACCGCCCCCACATCAGCGGTCTGACGCTGTATGCCGAACGTCTCGCCCGTGCGCTCGTGCTCCGCGGACATCGGGTGACCGTGCTCACATCCCGGTACGACCGTCATCTCGCACGCAGCGAAATGTCCGAAGGCGTGCGCATCGAGCGCGTGCCCGTGTGGGCCCGTGTCGGCAAGGGCGTCCTGATGCCTGCGATCGGGTGGCGCGCCACGCGAGAGCTCCTGCGTCACGACGCCGTGCTCCTGCACCTGCCGCAGTTGGACGCCGCGGGCATCGCACTCCGCGCACGCGCCCTTCGGCGGCCGACCGTCCTCATCCATCATTGCGACCTGCGACTGCCGGCGGGCTTCCTGAATCGCGTGACCGAGCATGTCGTCGACGCGGCCAACCACGTGGCCGCACGTGCCGCGCACCACGTGGTGACCTACACCGATGACTTCGCGGCGAGTTCGCCGCTCCTGCGACGGCATGCGCCGAAGGTCGTGACCGCACTGCCACCCATTGCCGACGAGACGCCGGTGTCGGGGTCGGCGAACGGTCACGTCGAGCGACGGGTCATCGGCATGGCGACACGCCTGGCGACCGAGAAGGGCGTGGACGTCCTGCTCGACGCGCTGCCCCGCGTGCTGAGCCGGGTTCCGGACGCGACGGTGCTCTTTGCCGGTCAGGTCGACGGCGTCTGGGGCGAGGAGGACCTGCGCGCCCGCCTGCTGCCGCGCATCGCGCCGCTCGAAGCCGCCGGCCGCTGGCGCTTTCTGGGCGTGCTGTCGCCGGACGACATGACAGCGTTCTACCGCCGCCTGTCCGTGCTGGTCGTGCCGAGCCTCAACTGCACCGAGAGCTTCGGACTCGTGCAGATCGAAGCCATGCTGCAGGGCGTGCCCGTGGTGGCATCAGACCTTCCTGGCGTGCGTCAGCCCGTCCGCATGACGGGATTCGGCCGGGTGGTGCCGGTCGGTGACGCCGCAGCGCTGGCGGCGGCGATTGTCGAGCAGCTCGAGTCTCCCGCGACGCCCACTCTGTCTCGGACGGAGCTGGCGCGCCGGTTCTCACCCGACGAGAACGCGCAGGTCGTCGAGCGGCTGCTGAGGGCGCACTGACATGGCGCGCGTCCTGGTGACCGGAGGTGCGGGCTTCATCGGGTCGCGCTACGTTCACCGCGCGGTCGGGCGTGGCGATCGGGTCACCATCCTCGACG includes the following:
- a CDS encoding glycosyltransferase family 39 protein, whose translation is MTGSSRWFDVHWAVLVLLVVLVAVWLRATGFDWDRRRLLHPDERFLVMTTATLSLPDNLASYLDASRSPLNPRRPDRPFAYGTLPLTVTRVALAHVEHPTHAAIVMVGRGLGVLADMTTLLVLGWLARRLYDTRIAVLAMALYACAVLPIQHSHFFVVEPFLTLCCTLALAATAMLHARWHWGWAAAAGGAASLAIACKVTGVLVLGPLAAVMAASTLPTFTRDGVRAALRAIAPAAIAAGAVGLLVLRIAAPDMFDASWVPRPSARWLADMRTVARQAAGIDDLPPSFQWAHRPRIWYPWWNLVRFGLGPALGLTATCAAIAAFWLSLGDWRTRHFVPALWCALLGVSVGTQFVPAMRYLLPAYPMLCLLAAWALVALWRRAAPRHRWLRLATAGLAALVVVSTAAWALAFTAVYRELHPRLAASRWIFDTIPAGTVLTAEAWDDALPISASIHTHASRYTILTLPVTDEDTPAKVDVLVDALDRAEYVVLSSGRNADMLPRLPARFPVMVRYYDALRDGRLGFDLVREFSVTPRLGRVALDDATAEEAFTVYDHPHVRIYRKHARWSARAARALLSDVDWLGIVRTSAVQASRAPGLLALSEARREALDVEGSWRSGPHARFASPRHGAAAVAAWMLMVLIVAILAWPACSVLLPHAWGRGALVAPALGLLWISWAVWMAGSLWPGHVTYGVLVAAVASTGLVSTALVWPQRDAWLRRLRIERWLLARHAGAFALACLAGIALRAINPDLWHPVLGGEKPMDIALLTALVRADGFPVADPWFAGGVLNYYYGGYLPVAVLCRLVGVEPAVGYTLAVGTWWAMTAGGVAVVAGTLVAHLHPRRRVWPWALLGAALGVVAGNLRQMDLLWRYVRGHAVETTSWFWHASRAIPAPAGEALPITEFPFFTFLFADLHAHLLSMPWLLALLLVAGHAAVHARLTVGVALGGLILGMLASTNAWDAPGAFLLLSTALCIGVWHRSHHASPLPHIVRRCLVLVGGLCAVAVVASWPFWSVYVSPAGGVGVWRGSRSAWWALLAVHGPFLLVLLPAAAIVRRADRWRGTAASAWIVALVVAGVAYVAAAEVVVVRGDVGRMNTVFKTYLLVWLLWSTAVPAAWLVAYTWLAEHHRRRANAFVVVTTMAGVAMLAYPATAMWPRLALRMAPDAPRGVDGTAFMPHATLQTAAGSFDLGDDHAVIRWLLDTAVGTPVVAEAQTDQYQWGGRISAHTGLPTILGWTWHARQQRAALPVSLVARRWRDVRRLYGSRSSDEAWRIARRYDVTYLVVGHLERQTYPAEGLDKFAADPRWQRVFRSGTTDVYERIDARRR
- a CDS encoding glycosyltransferase family 4 protein; protein product: MRILVALTYYRPHISGLTLYAERLARALVLRGHRVTVLTSRYDRHLARSEMSEGVRIERVPVWARVGKGVLMPAIGWRATRELLRHDAVLLHLPQLDAAGIALRARALRRPTVLIHHCDLRLPAGFLNRVTEHVVDAANHVAARAAHHVVTYTDDFAASSPLLRRHAPKVVTALPPIADETPVSGSANGHVERRVIGMATRLATEKGVDVLLDALPRVLSRVPDATVLFAGQVDGVWGEEDLRARLLPRIAPLEAAGRWRFLGVLSPDDMTAFYRRLSVLVVPSLNCTESFGLVQIEAMLQGVPVVASDLPGVRQPVRMTGFGRVVPVGDAAALAAAIVEQLESPATPTLSRTELARRFSPDENAQVVERLLRAH